A single genomic interval of Desulfomicrobium macestii harbors:
- a CDS encoding tetratricopeptide repeat protein yields MRTRPLASLIWLLVPAILGLIPLHAAHGAVLTWNKLPNGEELVFRFDTALPVAEPRQRGLTQIQIPIAWSFWQNERKPAIPDLSSSKLVKEILISPDGVFIRTQSGDFILSSSSDSKRKELSIELYPPAPPESKKPDPVSPAPTGGDNATDANATTETSPPKGQAQAEENVAGNAAPQAQATTNSSAETSLENATDVDQKDLLAEDSSLSGLASVRSKIVRPGQDQPDPMAQEPPQSVVRRPIDRAATPPDQTPQTSPVDEAKTDAGAPEQLPPASLPSNTTAPRQNATQLLTKVQITEAVTPEVNQTGELPDTIQADITPPEPAPPTATQNPGNENADLAPSPTPSAIIATETILSEPEPTDSQTNRTANASDISGSAEDNSTAKLEELYKTAQTALIVGDLTTARTAVTNMIEHPKIPETLHEELLYTLADITMKEGLADLEGNFASILEAYETAKNSNLDSRNVPEAISRIGYLHLFVGNVPEAKGYFDFLRRKYPDDRRVAMIDYYWGEHYLRRKEYGRAAEHFQYAIQNFPMSLAVQPSTVGLLRAFTGLGYFDKALEIVDNIEKRWPSYYLSDPSFLMSAGYAAMLSGKPARAKDYFWAYANIVPDAPDVDVAMARIGDILLKENNPDAAREIYHRTSEAYPAREGGLIAKMRLAEEGVLDQPSIADMNPVFSRPESNPEQIYNSILEHADSPLAPVARLKLAMWHLWNKKYDASLEEIRRFQDEYPEHELLPKAREVADTALRDWLTNDLELEDFNAAVLHWGAHENMYQDRDVDPRIRLIVATALMQTGRSQEALDMARPFVFGSAPRGEFSEPGLEVTLAMQVELQKWRDILELSKEVESWNLGEERQRQVDYATALAHETLEQSASAGPLWTKLATDMGLTDTQRGYAHYFLGRDALGAGRLEQATILGQEALTLLQKEKSDIPKLKETLELLVQAAEKSGRAQDALAWTLEYDGYVDENDADWPAHTYRKALLFKKNSETDKWRENLNRLKELFPNSLHGRMAAAELEGTRIEREVRKFR; encoded by the coding sequence GTGCGCACACGCCCCCTTGCCAGCCTGATCTGGCTCCTCGTCCCGGCCATTCTGGGCCTGATACCATTGCACGCCGCCCATGGCGCGGTTCTGACGTGGAACAAGCTGCCAAACGGCGAAGAGCTCGTCTTCAGATTCGATACGGCCCTGCCCGTGGCCGAACCCAGGCAGCGGGGCCTGACGCAGATCCAGATTCCCATCGCCTGGAGCTTCTGGCAAAATGAGCGAAAACCGGCAATCCCCGACCTCTCTTCCTCAAAACTGGTCAAAGAGATCCTGATCAGCCCGGACGGCGTCTTCATTCGAACGCAATCGGGCGACTTCATTTTGTCATCTTCCTCGGATTCCAAACGCAAGGAACTCTCCATTGAGCTGTATCCTCCCGCGCCGCCCGAGTCCAAAAAGCCTGATCCAGTCTCGCCCGCGCCCACAGGCGGGGACAATGCCACCGACGCCAACGCCACTACGGAGACTTCCCCGCCTAAGGGGCAAGCTCAGGCCGAGGAGAACGTTGCCGGGAACGCAGCACCCCAAGCGCAGGCAACAACGAATTCGTCAGCGGAGACAAGCCTGGAAAATGCCACCGACGTCGATCAGAAAGATTTGCTCGCGGAAGATTCGTCGCTTTCAGGGCTTGCCTCCGTGCGCAGCAAAATCGTGCGGCCCGGACAGGATCAGCCGGACCCGATGGCGCAGGAGCCCCCGCAGTCCGTAGTCCGCCGCCCCATCGATCGCGCCGCGACGCCGCCCGACCAAACCCCACAAACGTCTCCCGTTGACGAGGCGAAGACGGACGCAGGTGCTCCGGAACAACTCCCCCCTGCGTCTCTGCCTTCCAACACAACGGCACCCCGGCAAAACGCGACGCAGCTCCTGACGAAGGTCCAGATCACGGAGGCAGTCACGCCGGAGGTCAATCAAACCGGCGAACTCCCGGACACGATCCAGGCCGACATCACGCCGCCGGAACCTGCCCCCCCCACGGCCACTCAAAATCCCGGCAACGAAAACGCCGACCTGGCGCCATCGCCAACGCCGTCCGCCATCATCGCGACCGAAACAATACTGTCCGAGCCGGAGCCCACGGACTCCCAGACAAACCGGACCGCGAACGCATCGGACATCTCCGGCAGCGCCGAGGACAACAGCACGGCCAAGCTTGAGGAATTGTACAAAACCGCTCAAACCGCCTTGATCGTAGGCGACCTGACCACGGCGCGCACGGCGGTGACAAACATGATCGAGCACCCCAAAATTCCCGAAACGCTGCACGAGGAATTGCTCTACACCCTGGCCGACATCACCATGAAGGAGGGGCTTGCGGACCTTGAGGGCAATTTCGCCTCGATCCTGGAAGCCTACGAGACCGCCAAAAACTCGAACCTTGATTCGCGCAATGTGCCCGAGGCCATCTCTCGAATTGGATACCTGCACCTCTTCGTGGGCAACGTACCCGAAGCCAAAGGCTATTTCGACTTCCTGCGCAGGAAATACCCGGACGATCGCCGGGTGGCCATGATCGACTATTATTGGGGCGAACACTACCTGCGGCGCAAGGAATACGGCCGGGCCGCCGAGCACTTCCAATACGCGATCCAGAACTTTCCCATGAGCCTGGCCGTGCAACCGAGCACGGTCGGACTGCTCAGGGCATTCACCGGGCTGGGATATTTCGACAAGGCCCTTGAAATCGTGGACAACATCGAAAAACGTTGGCCAAGCTATTACCTGAGCGACCCGTCCTTTCTGATGTCCGCCGGGTATGCCGCCATGCTCAGCGGCAAACCGGCCCGGGCCAAGGACTATTTCTGGGCCTATGCCAACATCGTCCCGGACGCCCCGGATGTGGACGTGGCCATGGCCCGTATCGGCGACATCCTCCTCAAGGAAAACAATCCCGACGCGGCCCGCGAGATATATCACCGCACTTCCGAGGCCTACCCGGCCAGGGAGGGCGGACTCATCGCCAAGATGCGCCTGGCCGAGGAAGGCGTTCTCGACCAGCCGAGCATCGCGGACATGAATCCCGTATTCAGCCGCCCGGAATCGAACCCCGAGCAGATCTACAACAGCATCCTGGAACACGCGGACAGCCCGCTGGCTCCCGTGGCACGGCTCAAGCTGGCCATGTGGCATCTCTGGAACAAGAAGTATGACGCGAGCCTGGAGGAAATCCGGCGGTTTCAGGACGAGTATCCGGAGCACGAACTGCTGCCCAAGGCTCGGGAAGTGGCGGACACGGCGCTTCGGGACTGGCTCACCAACGATCTTGAGCTTGAGGATTTCAATGCTGCGGTGTTGCACTGGGGCGCTCACGAAAACATGTATCAGGACCGCGACGTGGACCCTCGGATCAGGTTGATCGTGGCCACGGCCCTCATGCAGACCGGCCGCTCCCAGGAAGCCCTGGACATGGCCAGGCCGTTCGTTTTCGGCTCCGCCCCCCGGGGAGAATTTTCCGAGCCCGGCCTGGAGGTGACCCTGGCCATGCAGGTGGAGCTACAAAAGTGGCGGGACATCCTGGAGCTGTCCAAAGAGGTCGAGTCCTGGAATCTGGGAGAGGAACGGCAGCGGCAGGTGGATTACGCGACAGCCCTGGCCCATGAAACGCTGGAGCAGTCCGCCAGTGCCGGACCGCTGTGGACCAAACTGGCCACGGACATGGGCCTGACCGACACGCAGCGGGGTTACGCCCACTATTTCCTGGGACGGGACGCGCTGGGGGCAGGACGGCTTGAACAGGCCACCATCCTTGGACAGGAAGCCCTGACGCTGTTGCAGAAAGAGAAAAGCGACATTCCAAAGCTCAAGGAAACACTTGAGCTCCTCGTCCAGGCCGCCGAGAAAAGCGGCCGCGCCCAGGACGCCCTGGCCTGGACCCTGGAATACGACGGCTATGTTGACGAGAATGACGCGGACTGGCCCGCGCACACCTATCGCAAGGCCCTGCTCTTCAAGAAGAACTCGGAAACGGACAAATGGCGGGAAAACTTGAACCGCCTCAAGGAACTCTTCCCAAACTCCCTGCATGGTCGTATGGCTGCCGCAGAACTCGAAGGGACGCGGATCGAAAGGGAAGTACGAAAATTTCGCTAG
- a CDS encoding sigma-54 interaction domain-containing protein — protein sequence MSFDTCGIIGKSSALQEVFRILAKVAPSDSTVLVTGESGTGKELLVRALHRNSGRADKPFVPINCGAIPRELLESELFGHEKGAFTHAIRTKIGRFEMAHGGTVFLDEIGEMDLSLQVKILRVLQEREFERVGGGKTIKTDVRVVAATNRDLEEEVRKGTFREDLFYRLNVIPITLPPLRERGGDVLVLAHHFLKHFCVNRRSCVLEMAEDAREILARYSWPGNVRELENFMERMSILCDADHIGIVDLPDKILRETGVEVPKRPMPTMDASFRWPELQDLRDQHLGLKEFLDQVEERLLSEALGEVDGVKNKAAEVLGIKRTTLIEKLKKKNML from the coding sequence ATGTCATTTGATACGTGTGGAATAATTGGAAAGAGTTCCGCCTTGCAAGAGGTATTTCGGATCCTCGCCAAAGTGGCCCCTTCGGACAGCACGGTCCTGGTCACGGGAGAATCCGGAACCGGCAAGGAACTCCTTGTCCGCGCCCTGCACCGCAACAGCGGCCGGGCGGACAAGCCTTTCGTGCCCATCAACTGCGGGGCCATCCCGCGCGAGTTGCTGGAATCGGAACTCTTCGGGCATGAAAAAGGCGCTTTCACGCATGCCATCCGGACCAAGATCGGCCGCTTCGAAATGGCCCACGGCGGCACGGTGTTCCTGGATGAAATCGGAGAGATGGATCTCTCCCTGCAGGTCAAGATCCTGCGCGTTCTGCAGGAGCGGGAGTTCGAGCGGGTCGGAGGCGGCAAGACCATCAAGACCGACGTGCGCGTGGTCGCGGCGACCAACCGTGACCTGGAAGAGGAAGTCCGCAAGGGCACCTTCCGCGAAGACCTCTTCTACCGCCTGAACGTCATCCCCATCACCCTGCCCCCCCTGCGCGAACGCGGGGGAGACGTGCTGGTCCTGGCGCACCATTTCCTGAAGCACTTCTGCGTGAACCGCCGTAGCTGCGTCCTCGAAATGGCCGAGGACGCACGAGAGATCCTGGCCCGCTATTCCTGGCCCGGCAACGTACGCGAGCTGGAAAATTTCATGGAGCGCATGTCCATCTTGTGTGATGCCGACCACATCGGCATCGTTGACCTGCCCGACAAAATCCTTCGTGAAACCGGTGTCGAGGTGCCAAAGCGCCCCATGCCGACGATGGATGCGAGCTTCCGCTGGCCCGAACTCCAGGACTTGCGGGACCAACACCTGGGCCTGAAGGAATTCCTGGACCAGGTCGAGGAGAGGCTCTTGAGCGAAGCCCTGGGGGAAGTTGACGGAGTCAAGAACAAGGCCGCCGAAGTTTTGGGCATCAAGCGAACCACGCTTATTGAGAAGCTCAAAAAAAAGAACATGTTATAG
- the sfsA gene encoding DNA/RNA nuclease SfsA encodes MHHLLKFPPRSRSAFFVAREKRFLVHVLLDGRPVTVHTNNSGSMLGLLRPGMEVFISPAESPKRKLPYTLELVRPGGDWVGVNTSTPNRLLKKAWEAAAMPELRGYSEFTPEAVHGDSRLDARLSGPAGEFWIEAKNVTMVEDGVACFPDAVTERGQKHLLELMNLAQSGVRVGVFLAVQRPDGGCFGPADFIDPRFAELFWMAVGKGVEFLPHVVHASPEGIALGARLSLVSRNSTQSG; translated from the coding sequence ATGCATCATCTCTTGAAATTTCCACCCCGAAGCCGTAGCGCCTTCTTTGTCGCCCGCGAGAAACGTTTTCTGGTCCACGTGCTCCTGGACGGTCGGCCGGTGACGGTGCACACCAACAATTCCGGATCCATGCTCGGGCTGCTGCGCCCCGGCATGGAGGTGTTCATCTCCCCTGCCGAATCCCCGAAGCGAAAGCTGCCTTACACCCTTGAGCTGGTCCGGCCTGGCGGCGATTGGGTCGGGGTCAACACGTCAACTCCCAACCGCCTGCTCAAAAAGGCCTGGGAGGCGGCCGCCATGCCGGAGCTTCGCGGATATTCGGAGTTCACTCCGGAGGCGGTGCACGGGGACTCCCGCCTCGATGCCAGGCTTTCAGGGCCCGCGGGAGAATTCTGGATCGAGGCCAAGAACGTGACCATGGTCGAGGACGGAGTGGCCTGCTTTCCGGACGCGGTCACGGAGCGCGGGCAGAAGCATCTGCTCGAACTCATGAACCTGGCCCAGAGCGGCGTGCGGGTGGGCGTCTTTCTGGCGGTGCAGCGTCCCGACGGCGGATGCTTCGGGCCGGCGGATTTCATAGATCCTCGCTTTGCCGAGCTTTTTTGGATGGCCGTGGGCAAGGGCGTGGAGTTTCTGCCCCACGTCGTGCACGCAAGCCCCGAAGGAATCGCCCTTGGAGCCCGCTTGTCGCTTGTTTCCCGAAATTCAACCCAATCTGGATAA
- the hslO gene encoding Hsp33 family molecular chaperone HslO, with translation MNDQLVRVISDEANVRAMACLTTATVREACTRHATLPTASVALGRAMSGAVLLGALLKGRQRVALKFEGNGPLGKIVVEADPMCLVHGYVGNPAVDLPLKDGRFDIPGALGRAGLLTVTKDLRLKAPYQGVVNLVSSEIAEDIAYYLTDSEQTPSAMGLTTIPDDRGGIAVAGGFLIQSLPPANEEALDALMRRIKALPPLAKMLLEGATPKEVLDRIFGDIPFEILGHQDVAFHCGCSRDRIEQALITLGVEEIKSLAEQGEDTVITCEFCREPYAFTSEDLRRLAEERH, from the coding sequence ATGAACGATCAGCTTGTCCGCGTCATCTCCGATGAAGCCAATGTGCGCGCCATGGCCTGCCTGACCACCGCCACCGTGCGCGAGGCCTGCACCCGGCACGCCACCCTTCCGACCGCTTCCGTGGCCCTGGGCCGCGCCATGTCCGGGGCCGTGCTCCTGGGCGCGCTTCTGAAGGGGCGGCAGCGCGTGGCCCTCAAATTCGAGGGCAATGGTCCGCTGGGCAAGATCGTGGTCGAGGCCGATCCCATGTGCCTCGTGCATGGCTACGTGGGCAACCCGGCGGTGGATCTGCCGCTCAAGGACGGGCGCTTCGACATCCCCGGAGCCCTGGGCCGGGCGGGCCTTTTGACCGTGACCAAGGACTTGCGGCTCAAGGCCCCCTACCAGGGCGTCGTCAATCTCGTGTCGAGCGAAATCGCCGAGGACATCGCCTACTATCTGACCGATTCGGAGCAGACGCCCTCGGCCATGGGCCTGACCACAATCCCCGACGATCGCGGCGGAATCGCCGTGGCCGGGGGATTTCTGATTCAGTCCCTGCCTCCGGCCAACGAGGAAGCCCTTGATGCCCTGATGCGGCGGATAAAGGCCCTTCCGCCCCTGGCCAAGATGCTTCTGGAAGGCGCGACTCCCAAAGAGGTGCTGGACAGAATTTTCGGGGACATCCCCTTTGAAATTCTCGGGCATCAGGATGTGGCCTTCCATTGCGGCTGTTCCCGCGATCGCATCGAGCAGGCCCTCATCACCCTTGGCGTGGAAGAAATCAAAAGCCTCGCCGAGCAGGGCGAAGACACCGTCATCACCTGTGAATTCTGCCGGGAACCATACGCATTCACCTCGGAAGACCTGCGCCGTCTGGCCGAGGAGCGGCATTAG
- a CDS encoding flagellar basal body rod C-terminal domain-containing protein, translating to MMENVQAMQAISFSQQVAADNVANMNTNGFRSSRVEFETGPNGQGVQVQDVYENTAAGPLVPGGEYVETDEGLRYEEMLVEGSNTDLATEMVQMIENEHAFAANAAALHTQLDMTGVIINMMV from the coding sequence ATGATGGAAAATGTTCAGGCCATGCAGGCCATCAGTTTTTCCCAGCAGGTCGCGGCCGACAACGTGGCCAACATGAACACGAACGGCTTTCGTTCCAGCCGGGTCGAATTCGAGACCGGCCCGAATGGCCAGGGCGTTCAGGTTCAGGATGTCTATGAAAACACCGCCGCCGGGCCACTGGTGCCGGGCGGGGAGTACGTCGAGACCGACGAGGGGCTGCGCTACGAAGAAATGCTGGTCGAAGGATCAAACACCGACCTGGCCACGGAAATGGTGCAGATGATCGAAAACGAACACGCCTTCGCCGCCAACGCGGCCGCCCTGCACACCCAGCTGGACATGACCGGCGTGATCATCAACATGATGGTCTGA
- the folE2 gene encoding GTP cyclohydrolase FolE2 has translation MRDVQSGPADVALRIDRVGVKNLSIPLTVRDRAKGRLHTVARVDLSVDLPAEFKGTHMSRFLEALRDMDKTLDADSCKNLLLDLRDRLHAQSSHLCFLFTYFMEQRAPVTGSPALMDYSCFLRGVLRDGEVSLMLGVEVPVMTVCPCSKAISREGAHSQRAMVRIEAQCLGMLWLEDLIAIAQESGSSPVYALLKREDEKYVTETAFAAPTFVEDVVRGAAARLAAHPKVNGFRVEVESFESIHNHSAYACIDQMDADAGHAGLDGSPARVR, from the coding sequence ATGCGCGACGTACAGAGCGGCCCGGCGGATGTGGCCCTGCGCATCGACCGTGTGGGGGTCAAAAACCTGTCCATCCCCCTGACCGTGCGCGACCGGGCCAAGGGACGCCTGCACACCGTGGCGCGGGTGGATTTGAGCGTGGACCTGCCTGCCGAATTCAAGGGCACGCACATGAGCAGGTTCCTGGAAGCCCTGCGTGACATGGACAAGACCCTGGACGCGGACAGCTGCAAGAATCTGCTCCTCGACCTGCGCGACCGGCTGCACGCCCAAAGCTCGCACCTGTGCTTTCTTTTCACCTACTTCATGGAACAGCGCGCTCCGGTCACGGGCAGCCCCGCGCTCATGGATTATTCATGCTTTCTGCGCGGTGTGCTTCGCGACGGCGAGGTCAGCCTGATGCTGGGCGTGGAGGTGCCGGTCATGACCGTGTGCCCGTGCTCCAAGGCGATCTCCCGCGAAGGCGCCCACAGCCAGCGGGCCATGGTCCGCATCGAGGCGCAGTGCCTGGGCATGCTCTGGCTTGAGGATCTCATCGCCATCGCGCAGGAATCCGGATCTTCCCCTGTCTACGCCCTTTTGAAGCGCGAGGACGAGAAATACGTGACCGAAACGGCCTTCGCCGCCCCGACCTTCGTGGAGGATGTGGTTCGCGGCGCGGCGGCGCGGCTGGCCGCACATCCCAAGGTAAACGGATTCAGGGTCGAGGTGGAATCGTTTGAATCCATCCACAACCACAGCGCCTACGCCTGCATCGACCAGATGGACGCCGACGCAGGCCACGCAGGCCTTGACGGAAGTCCCGCCCGCGTTAGATAA
- the nikR gene encoding nickel-responsive transcriptional regulator NikR translates to MGQTIRFGVSLDSDLLEKFDALCEERCYQTRSEAIRDLIRGTLVQKEWEDLNKEMVGTLTLVYDHHHSDLAQKMTEIQHSSLDVIVTSLHIHLDHHNCMEVLILRGPGQEIKATAERLISTKGVKHGKLNLATTGQDLT, encoded by the coding sequence ATGGGTCAGACTATTCGTTTTGGAGTCTCCCTGGACTCGGATCTTCTGGAAAAATTCGACGCGCTGTGCGAGGAACGCTGCTATCAGACGCGCTCCGAGGCCATACGCGACCTTATCAGAGGCACCCTGGTGCAGAAGGAATGGGAAGACCTGAACAAGGAGATGGTCGGCACCCTGACCCTGGTTTATGACCACCATCACTCCGATCTGGCGCAGAAGATGACCGAAATCCAGCATTCATCGCTGGACGTCATCGTCACGTCCCTGCATATCCATCTCGACCATCACAACTGCATGGAAGTGCTCATTCTGCGGGGCCCGGGGCAGGAGATCAAGGCCACCGCCGAACGGCTCATCTCCACCAAGGGCGTGAAGCACGGCAAACTCAATCTGGCCACCACCGGCCAGGACCTGACCTGA
- a CDS encoding class I SAM-dependent methyltransferase: protein MTETSEPNGQLKVTAAGRTWTLERPADLESLWQSMDEDDPKAEEHIPYWVELWPATLALCGWLARQELAGHRCLDLGCGLGLSALVAANLGARVVGMDYEHGALHFAARNARINSVPSPLWVRMDWNKPGLAPASFDRIWGGDIFYEQRFFEPLENLLLCSLAPGGKVWFGDPERTVSSTVWSRFSRRGWRVRNQSREVVPFDQARMTVNVWELSRPLAI, encoded by the coding sequence ATGACTGAAACCTCCGAGCCCAACGGACAGCTCAAGGTGACCGCCGCCGGCAGGACCTGGACCCTGGAGCGCCCGGCGGACCTTGAATCCCTCTGGCAATCCATGGACGAGGACGACCCTAAGGCCGAAGAGCACATCCCCTACTGGGTGGAACTCTGGCCCGCCACCCTGGCCCTCTGCGGCTGGCTGGCCCGGCAGGAGCTGGCCGGACACAGATGCCTGGATCTGGGCTGTGGCCTTGGCTTGTCCGCCCTTGTGGCCGCAAACCTCGGCGCACGCGTCGTCGGGATGGATTACGAGCACGGCGCCCTGCACTTCGCGGCCCGAAACGCCCGCATCAATTCCGTCCCTTCGCCACTTTGGGTGCGCATGGACTGGAACAAACCGGGCCTTGCGCCGGCAAGCTTCGACCGTATCTGGGGCGGCGACATTTTTTACGAGCAGCGGTTTTTCGAACCCTTGGAAAATCTTTTGCTGTGCAGCCTGGCTCCGGGCGGCAAGGTCTGGTTCGGCGATCCCGAACGGACCGTGTCGAGCACGGTGTGGTCCAGGTTTTCCCGCCGGGGCTGGCGGGTCAGGAATCAGAGCCGGGAAGTGGTCCCCTTTGACCAGGCTCGCATGACGGTCAACGTGTGGGAACTCTCCCGCCCTTTAGCGATTTAA
- a CDS encoding ABC transporter ATP-binding protein, which produces MSASTAAVSLRGITKVFGAVRANNDISLDIHAGRIKALLGENGAGKSTLMSILAGHYLPDSGRILIDGHESALRSTKDAIRAGIGMVYQHFMLVEAMTVAENVFLGQEPGFFLSPREMREQVRTLAQGFGLDIDPAARVADLSMGEKQRVEILKLLQRKSRILIFDEPTAVLTPQEAQQLFTALRSMAAQGKAIVYISHKLGEVMALADEIAILRRGEVVDELPAGDVHSPADLARRMVGREVLLEVHREPMELRQNVLRMQDVGTETLLDVSLSLRQGEILAVVGVAGNGQKDLVEVVCGLKEPRSGEVNVLGKSWQAFFSEPAWQGGLSYIPEDRMGLAVCRGMDLVDNFLLTTRQGYCSSVWLQRDKAKAVAEDLVRQFKVSPPDVHCQARQLSGGNLQKMVLAREFHRRPRLIVAEQPTQGLDVSAIEEVWATLLAAREEAGILLVTGDLSEALALADRVAVMYGGAIVDTFPADDRQRVDRIGQMMAGMKPDDDD; this is translated from the coding sequence GTGTCAGCTTCCACGGCCGCGGTCAGTCTGCGCGGTATCACCAAGGTCTTCGGCGCGGTCCGGGCCAACAACGACATCAGCCTGGACATCCACGCGGGTCGGATAAAAGCCCTGCTCGGCGAAAACGGGGCGGGCAAGAGCACGCTCATGTCCATCCTGGCCGGGCATTACCTGCCCGACAGCGGCCGGATCCTGATCGACGGTCACGAAAGCGCGCTGCGATCGACCAAGGACGCCATCAGGGCCGGGATCGGCATGGTTTATCAGCATTTCATGCTGGTGGAGGCCATGACCGTGGCCGAGAACGTCTTCCTGGGCCAGGAGCCGGGCTTCTTTCTCTCTCCCAGGGAAATGCGCGAGCAAGTCCGGACGTTGGCACAAGGTTTTGGCCTGGATATCGACCCGGCCGCACGCGTGGCGGACCTGTCCATGGGCGAGAAGCAACGGGTTGAAATCCTGAAGCTCCTGCAACGCAAAAGCCGCATCCTCATCTTCGACGAACCCACGGCGGTGCTCACGCCCCAGGAGGCGCAGCAGCTCTTCACGGCCCTGCGCAGCATGGCGGCCCAGGGCAAGGCCATCGTCTACATCTCCCACAAGCTGGGCGAAGTCATGGCCCTGGCCGACGAGATCGCCATCCTGCGCCGGGGCGAAGTGGTGGACGAGCTTCCGGCCGGCGACGTGCATTCACCGGCCGACCTGGCCCGGCGCATGGTCGGCCGGGAAGTGCTGCTGGAAGTGCACCGCGAACCCATGGAGCTGCGACAGAACGTGCTGCGCATGCAGGATGTCGGCACGGAAACCTTGTTGGACGTCTCCCTCAGCCTGAGACAGGGCGAAATCCTGGCCGTGGTCGGCGTGGCCGGCAATGGGCAGAAGGATCTGGTCGAAGTCGTGTGCGGCCTGAAAGAGCCCCGCAGTGGCGAGGTCAACGTGCTCGGCAAGAGCTGGCAGGCCTTCTTCTCCGAACCGGCCTGGCAGGGCGGCCTGAGCTACATCCCCGAAGATCGCATGGGCCTAGCCGTATGCCGGGGCATGGATCTGGTCGACAATTTCCTGCTGACCACACGCCAGGGCTACTGCTCTTCCGTCTGGTTGCAGCGCGACAAGGCCAAGGCGGTGGCCGAGGATCTGGTCCGTCAATTCAAGGTCTCCCCACCCGATGTGCACTGCCAGGCCAGGCAACTTTCGGGCGGCAACCTGCAGAAGATGGTCCTGGCGCGGGAATTTCATCGCAGACCACGCCTCATCGTCGCGGAGCAGCCCACCCAGGGCCTTGACGTCTCGGCCATCGAGGAAGTCTGGGCCACGCTGCTCGCGGCCCGCGAAGAGGCCGGGATACTGCTCGTCACCGGGGATCTGTCCGAGGCCCTGGCTCTGGCTGATCGCGTCGCGGTCATGTATGGAGGGGCCATCGTGGACACCTTCCCCGCGGACGACCGGCAGCGCGTTGACCGCATCGGACAGATGATGGCAGGCATGAAGCCCGACGACGATGACTGA
- the gpt gene encoding xanthine phosphoribosyltransferase: MTENRYQRTYPISWDQLHRDAKALSWRLLDKDFFNGIIAVTRGGLVPAAIIARELDIRLVDTICVSSYDWKNQKGEVKLLKGIEGNGEGWLIIDDLVDTGRTAKLIRELLPKAHFASVYAKPAGRPLVDTFVTEVSQDTWILFPWDTESQFVQPIAGMRQG, encoded by the coding sequence ATGACCGAAAACAGATATCAGCGCACCTACCCCATTTCCTGGGACCAGCTGCACCGTGACGCCAAGGCCCTCTCCTGGCGTCTCCTGGACAAGGATTTCTTCAACGGCATCATCGCCGTGACCCGTGGCGGCCTCGTGCCCGCCGCGATCATCGCCCGCGAACTGGACATCCGCCTGGTGGATACGATCTGCGTGTCCAGCTACGACTGGAAAAACCAGAAGGGCGAGGTCAAGCTTTTGAAAGGCATCGAGGGCAACGGCGAAGGCTGGCTCATCATCGATGACCTGGTCGACACCGGCCGCACGGCCAAGCTCATCCGCGAACTGCTGCCCAAGGCTCACTTCGCCTCCGTCTACGCCAAACCCGCTGGACGCCCGCTGGTGGACACCTTCGTCACCGAGGTCAGCCAGGACACCTGGATCCTCTTTCCGTGGGACACGGAATCGCAGTTCGTGCAGCCCATCGCCGGGATGCGGCAGGGCTGA